A region from the Ptychodera flava strain L36383 chromosome 10, AS_Pfla_20210202, whole genome shotgun sequence genome encodes:
- the LOC139141402 gene encoding monocarboxylate transporter 9-like, with the protein MVEPPDGGWGWVIVIATFLTSFLSVGSVYSVGVIYAALPDAFGKSKATTAWVASICTFVTALSFLFGVASARRIGHRKSVMLGGLLEVVGFLSSAFVTNLYQLYFTYGVLVGIGAGISYICCIEVVSQYFKRKLSIALGLGLAGAGAGQLA; encoded by the exons ATGGTAGAACCCCCGGATGGAGGTTGGGGATGGGTCATCGTCATAGCAACATTTCTAACCAGTTTCCTGTCAGTTGGGAGCGTGTATTCAGTAGGGGTTATCTATGCTGCACTCCCTGACGCGTTCGGAAAATCAAAGGCGACGACAG CGTGGGTTGCCTCGATATGTACCTTTGTGACGGCATTGTCATTTCTTTTTGGAGTAGCTTCAGCTAGACGTATAGGTCATCGGAAATCTGTAATGTTAGGCGGATTGCTAGAAGTTGTTGGGTTCCTATCGAGTGCCTTTGTCACGAATTTGTACCAACTGTACTTCACATATGGTGTACTGGTCG GAATCGGTGCTGGTATATCGTACATATGTTGCATTGAAGTGGTTAGTCAGTATTTCAAGAGAAAGTTATCAATAGCTCTTGGTTTGGGTCTGGCTGGGGCTGGTGCCGGGCAGCTAGCATAG